From the genome of Marinitoga litoralis, one region includes:
- a CDS encoding alpha/beta hydrolase yields MFLKRFKKTENPKKSFVIVHGLGEHSGRYEFLINRLLDLNYEIIIFDLPGHGLSEGKRGHIKDIYKVYDYIKEISPEKFILFGHSLGGLIALRYTEYSDKKPEKLILSSPAVGKLYTPFQKFLSNFLGIFGSLTIGNGIDPKDLCHDDEAIKKYIDDPLVHNKISLKTAKQIFLEAEKALEESEKLNIPVLLQYGEMDNIINVAGLKSLSEKLNNAIIQKHKYAKHEVFNEPKYKEAFISNLIEFIEN; encoded by the coding sequence ATGTTTTTAAAAAGATTTAAGAAAACAGAAAATCCAAAAAAATCATTTGTCATTGTACATGGATTAGGAGAACATTCAGGAAGATATGAGTTTTTAATAAATAGATTATTAGATTTAAACTATGAAATTATCATATTTGATTTACCTGGTCATGGATTAAGTGAAGGGAAAAGAGGCCATATTAAAGATATATATAAGGTATATGATTATATAAAAGAAATTTCTCCTGAAAAGTTTATATTGTTTGGTCATAGTTTAGGTGGATTAATTGCTTTACGATATACTGAATATTCAGATAAAAAACCTGAAAAATTAATTTTATCATCTCCAGCAGTTGGTAAATTATATACTCCATTTCAAAAATTCTTATCAAACTTCTTAGGCATTTTTGGAAGTTTAACAATAGGCAATGGAATTGATCCAAAAGATTTATGTCATGATGATGAAGCAATAAAAAAATATATTGATGATCCATTGGTTCATAATAAAATATCTTTGAAAACAGCAAAACAAATATTTTTAGAAGCTGAAAAAGCTTTAGAAGAATCAGAAAAATTAAATATTCCAGTATTACTTCAGTATGGTGAAATGGATAATATAATAAATGTTGCTGGATTAAAATCATTATCAGAAAAATTAAATAATGCAATTATTCAAAAACATAAATATGCTAAGCATGAAGTATTTAATGAACCAAAATACAAAGAAGCATTTATATCTAACCTTATAGAATTTATTGAAAATTAA